One part of the Coffea eugenioides isolate CCC68of chromosome 10, Ceug_1.0, whole genome shotgun sequence genome encodes these proteins:
- the LOC113750106 gene encoding auxin-induced protein 6B — protein sequence MSGCSKIRYIVRLRQMLRRWRKKASMTAKRLPSDIPAGHVAVTVGTDCKRFVVRATYLNHPLFKKLLLQAEEEYGFTNSGPLAIPCDESLFEEVLRYLALFESTHSNSARFMNLEEFQRYCHVGMRSNLEFLAESRPLLNGIADKSVW from the coding sequence atgtcaGGGTGCAGCAAAATCCGGTACATTGTGAGACTCCGCCAAATGCTACGGCGGTGGAGGAAGAAGGCATCAATGACTGCCAAGCGCTTACCGTCGGATATACCTGCTGGACATGTGGCCGTCACTGTAGGGACCGATTGTAAAAGATTTGTGGTCCGGGCGACGTACTTGAACCATCCATTGTTTAAGAAACTATTGCTCCAGGCGGAGGAAGAATATGGGTTTACGAACTCAGGGCCACTGGCCATCCCCTGTGACGAGTCCCTGTTCGAAGAGGTTCTCCGGTACCTGGCCCTCTTCGAGTCGACTCACAGCAACTCAGCCCGATTCATGAATTTGGAGGAGTTCCAAAGATATTGCCACGTAGGCATGCGGAGCAACCTTGAGTTTCTAGCGGAGTCACGCCCCCTCCTCAACGGGATTGCCGATAAGTCCGTTTGGTGA